From the Caballeronia sp. NK8 genome, one window contains:
- a CDS encoding 16S rRNA (uracil(1498)-N(3))-methyltransferase, with translation MPRFHVDGPLRVGQTLTLPDDVVRHVHVLRLQTGDAITLFDGAGGEYRGELVDIAKRAATARLNEHSAREVEPPYRVTLAQGVAGGDKMDWLIEKAVELGVAAIAPITAERGVVRLAGERALKRQAHWQALTRAACEQCGRNRVPDVAPPRDLDAWLADLPAATDGELRLLLSPRAEVSFTSLPADPPRAPVTLLIGPEAGFSPGEESAIVDAGFATLGLGPRVLRTETAGIAVLAALAARWGGW, from the coding sequence ATGCCACGTTTTCACGTCGACGGCCCACTTCGCGTGGGCCAGACTCTCACCCTTCCCGATGACGTCGTGCGTCACGTCCACGTCCTGCGCCTGCAGACCGGCGACGCGATCACGCTCTTCGATGGCGCCGGCGGCGAATATCGCGGGGAGCTCGTCGATATCGCCAAACGGGCAGCCACCGCGCGCCTCAACGAACACAGCGCGCGCGAGGTCGAGCCGCCTTATCGCGTGACGCTCGCGCAAGGTGTGGCGGGCGGCGACAAGATGGACTGGCTCATTGAGAAGGCGGTGGAACTCGGCGTGGCAGCCATCGCGCCTATCACCGCCGAGCGCGGCGTCGTGCGTCTCGCCGGCGAGCGCGCATTGAAGCGTCAGGCGCACTGGCAGGCGCTCACGCGCGCAGCGTGCGAGCAGTGCGGCCGCAACCGCGTGCCGGATGTCGCCCCGCCGCGCGATCTCGACGCCTGGCTCGCCGATCTGCCCGCCGCCACCGATGGCGAACTGCGCCTGCTGCTCTCGCCGCGCGCCGAAGTCAGCTTCACTTCGCTGCCCGCCGATCCGCCGCGCGCTCCGGTCACGTTGCTGATCGGCCCCGAAGCGGGCTTCTCGCCCGGCGAAGAAAGCGCGATCGTCGATGCGGGCTTTGCCACGCTCGGCCTCGGCCCGCGCGTGTTGCGCACCGAGACGGCCGGCATCGCGGTGCTCGCCGCGCTGGCCGCGCGCTGGGGCGGCTGGTGA
- a CDS encoding barstar family protein: MSDNIYAHDHSVAGDLFATGDGNLFQRVLRLRMTEHDNRPDDETRPEEFHSQEDPEALFATVRPNIVQSIRAFRVQDLADEANRLGQHFLYAYLGQAQSKQEVLETIATSFIFPKHFGKNYDALYDSLTDLVHKAGSQPGFVIVLEQLPIAQKFDKEGREVLLDVFRDAAEFWAERKVAFRVFYSFV; the protein is encoded by the coding sequence ATGAGCGACAACATCTACGCGCACGACCATAGCGTCGCGGGTGATCTTTTCGCCACCGGCGATGGCAACCTGTTCCAGCGAGTATTGCGGTTACGCATGACAGAACACGACAACAGACCCGACGACGAGACCAGGCCTGAGGAGTTCCATTCGCAAGAGGATCCTGAAGCGCTGTTTGCCACCGTGCGGCCTAATATCGTGCAGTCGATACGCGCGTTCCGCGTGCAGGATCTCGCGGACGAAGCGAACCGCCTGGGCCAGCATTTTCTCTACGCCTATCTCGGTCAGGCTCAGAGCAAGCAGGAAGTGCTCGAGACCATCGCCACCTCGTTCATTTTCCCCAAGCATTTCGGCAAGAACTACGACGCGCTCTACGATTCGCTCACCGATCTCGTTCACAAGGCGGGCTCGCAGCCGGGTTTCGTGATCGTGCTGGAGCAATTGCCGATCGCGCAGAAATTCGACAAGGAAGGGCGTGAAGTCCTCCTCGACGTCTTCCGCGATGCAGCGGAGTTCTGGGCCGAGCGGAAAGTGGCTTTCCGCGTGTTTTACTCGTTCGTCTGA
- a CDS encoding ribonuclease gives MRARVLCSVVVLSVLLGACGKDEPRSGVQEPVASASPAPVAPVEPVREAQSRQLDATGGQERDGFATVHIAQLPRQAVATLRLIEAGGPFPFEKDGVVFGNRERLLPRHARGYYHEYTVPTPRARDRGARRIVCGGPKKQIGDCYYTDDHYASFKRIAD, from the coding sequence ATGCGCGCGCGGGTTCTGTGTTCCGTCGTCGTCCTGAGCGTCCTGTTGGGCGCATGCGGCAAGGACGAACCTCGCAGTGGCGTTCAGGAACCGGTTGCGTCGGCGAGTCCGGCGCCGGTTGCGCCAGTGGAACCGGTCCGGGAGGCGCAGTCACGGCAGCTTGACGCGACCGGCGGGCAGGAGCGTGACGGGTTCGCCACCGTCCACATCGCGCAATTGCCCAGGCAGGCGGTCGCGACCTTGCGGCTGATCGAAGCGGGCGGCCCTTTCCCTTTTGAGAAGGACGGCGTCGTGTTCGGCAATCGCGAGCGTCTGCTGCCGCGGCATGCACGCGGCTACTACCACGAATACACCGTTCCCACGCCGCGCGCGCGGGATCGCGGCGCGCGCCGGATCGTTTGCGGCGGCCCGAAGAAGCAGATCGGCGATTGCTACTACACGGACGACCACTACGCCAGTTTCAAACGCATTGCGGATTAA